Genomic segment of Syngnathus acus chromosome 10, fSynAcu1.2, whole genome shotgun sequence:
AAAAAGAGCTACTCACTCAAATTTAAGGTTATTCAGCTTTCGGgtgaaattttcaaaatatatataataaattattaatttatttgttttagtttacatgaaattaaaatgttggCTCAATCAGAGGCAGTTGTGGCACATCTCATGTGGTTTTGTGTGATTGTCTATTTCAGAACAAGATCTGAAACCAGTCGGCATCGTGCTCGGGACTCTGCTTGCCTCTTCCGTGATTGTGGTCGCTGTTGTCACGATCTAGTTTCCATGCATTTATTGTGAATTAAATCTTGATCTTTGGAACAAAACATGCACTGTCTTCATTCagctcacatttgttttttttctgtgcattTTCATGAATGTGACAATTCTCTGCTTAAATCTCAGCAGAAGAACGCAGATCCAGTTTGACCTCAcattcaatatatttttattgtttgcttCAAATCGAGCAGTGGATCTTTCATGAGGAATGCattatgaaaaatgaaatagcaGACAACGTTATTTTGCACCCAGCGATGTAATTTGtccatatttaaaatgtttgccatATCTGTTTTGGAAGTGTGTGGTCCTTTGTGATCCCCGCTAAAATGTTGtcttcagttcatatgacaagcatttttgggggaggaAGCTGGGACTGGGACAAAAAAGTAATATCTTAAGCTGAAGAGAACCAATACAAACGCGTTAACACaggaaagcacaaaaaaaaaaaaacagaaacgcatgcacacacgcttCGAACTTCCTGCCACAGATGCTAAATGGAAAGTTGAAGGCTCGTCGTGGATGACGCttgtaaatgaataaaaaaagaaagcgtGACCTCGTGAGATTTCGACTTCCTGTCCAAATGATCCCTTCAAGCACTACAGCATCATTGTTAAAATCAGAACAGAACTATTTACcgttcatttatttcaagattaaacattttattgtttgcaATGACAAGCGACAAAacatgttgaaaataaaaataagttgtCATAATTTTCACATAAAGCACATGTTGAAGCCTTCATTAAGACTTTTGCTTGTGATGAAACCTGGTCATTATCATCAGTCATTGAATGAcaaaaattcagattttttttcttaatataGTAACTTGTCCAAAACTATTCATCATGATTGCTGCATTTATGATCTGAGGAATTGTAAACTATATTGTTTACTTATCATTAGATCCAACTGATCTCATTGACTGAATTTTAGTAAATATTTCCAActctttgcttttaaatgtcttaaattatttagtttgtgttttttgtgtcttggctTTCAAATGCcttcaattatattttttggggtgattatctttaaatgtatttttagggACGCGAAGCGCATTGAGTTACCTTGTGCATGAAATGCGCTACACAATAAGGCTGCCTTGccttaaaacatattttctaaTTGAGAGCAATCACATGGTTGTTACTTTTGTTCATAAACACACCAAAAATGGTTCTTTCctgactgtaaaaaaaataaataaaataaaataaagggtCTGGTATGCGAACGTTTTCGAGCATTTTATCATTTCCGCCTTATTAAGCTTCGCGAAGGCAGACGTCGGTATACGTGCTAAAACCCTCGTTTTTTCTCGTTCTCGTTTGCCTGGCTTTGCCACTTTTCCTGGCAACGATGGTCGGCGCGGAATAAACCAAAGTGTCCTCGGTTCTCTGAGAAAACAAGTCAGACGTGTCAGAAGAAGAAGGTGGAAAGGGAGCAAACGTGGAGAAACTTTCGACTGACCTGCTGCGCTCCACTGCATGTTTCTTCTTGAGTTTGCCGACAAGCTGAACATCGAAAAGAGAAAGTCTTTCAAGTAGTGGTTCTTAAATAGGACTCACGAACCAGAGTTTTCTTAGTTCCATGACATAACTTGGAATATACTATGCAGacttaaatgtgtgtgtacatatacAAGACACGTCTAGATCTAGGCATGGCTCAAGTTTTGTCTAAATCACAGGGCCCGAGTTTGACACTTCAAGTCAAAATTGTGGCAAAAAACTTTTCCATTTGGAGACTACATGTGCACATTCTCTTACCTTTGCAGTAAGAACAGCCTTTTGTCATGATCTTGCATATAAGGAAGGCTGATATGATCCCACTTAAGGCCAAAGCAGAACCCAAGACAAAGATGACAGACCTATGTATATCACATTTGCTGCCATCTGGATcatgggaaaaaagaaaacattacagtgatttgcactttttaaaatctgtACTACTTGACAATTCTGATATCAAAATATTAGATTTACCTTGCGTGATGACCTTTGTTGCCTTTGCCATAAAAATGTGGCCACATGTGACCACAGCACAAGAGTAGGTTCCAGCGCTGACGTTTGGGAAAGTGTGAACGCATTCCTGCATGGAGCCCTTTGCAACTTTCTCACATTCGTCATGAGTGTAAATGAAGTGGGGATTCGAATCTTCTGGTCCAGCTCTGAGCCAATAAACGTTGTGTCCATCTGCGCACGTTTTACTCCCAGAGCGAGAGACGACCGAGCAGCGCGAGGTCACAGATGGTCCCAGACGGCTCTCGTCAGACAACAAGTCATGAGTGACAGCAAAGACAGAGGTTTTTGCTTCTGGAAAATCTGAAAAACAGAATTCACCTTTAAGTATAGTATCTGGAAATTTCTCAAAGCCCAATGACATATTGTCAATTTGTCAAAATTACCCTTGACCTGCAGAAATATTCCTTTCAAAAATATCACATCATGAATCCACGGTGTCCAGAGGAAACAGTAGTAGAGCGCTGTGTCACTTTTTTGCACCTGACTAATTTGCAGAACAAACTTCCCTGGCTCTTGCTTGACTGTGATACGACGTCCACTCTTTGACGACTCCTGTCTTGTGAAACCACCGGGTGCGTTGTGACCTAAAAATTCAGGAAAAGTTCCAGAAACAAGTCGAATCCAAAAAAGAACATCTCGCGCAGTGGTGTCATCTCTGAGACATTCCAGAGAGGCATTTTGTCCAACCGCTGTCATCTCTGTCGTGAAGGTGGGACCACTTGTGCATCCTGAACAGAAGTAAACCAAAAACAATGATGTTAACAAGAGCGATGAACATGACTATCCCCATTGTCCTTGAGCTCGGACTTGCCTCCGTATGGGATTAGCAGAATCAGCAGATGAAGCGCCGTCTGCATTTTGTCGTCGTTTCAGCAAGTGAGTGGCAGTCCCTGCACACAGCATCAAATGTTTATTGACTTGAATCGATTCACACCAAAGGGGAGGGGACAATTTCAAAGACATCTCATTGGTCGTTTCAGGCGTCGACCCAACCCGACGGAAATGCGTCCACCAAAACGTTCCTGtaagtttgcattattttctgACAGTCAAGCCTCTGATTGAACGACACCCACATGCTCATTACTTAACCAATAAACACGAAGCGTTTGTGCTGGATGATTCCAAAACAAGATTGATATGTTCTTTACACTTTCTTTGAATGACACACTGAAGTGTGGTCACACGGATCCTGTATTGTACATTAAACCTTAGCTGGGAGTGTTTTGACAAAACCCCAAAGGTGAGATGAAAGTCAGAATTAAAATTGTATGATGATTTTCATAcctttgaaaatgattttagtGAAGACAGCAGAATCGAAAAGTGGACAATTTGGGCAGCAAATAGCACTCCTATTCCTATGCTAGGTGGGTAATCAACGGGTCCTAAAAGGTTGCAAACACTTGCAAATGGTTGCAGACAGTTTTTCTTGTCACGTGTTCAAAATTTCTTTgcgaaatgaaaaaaacattggcaaATATTACAACTGTTGcagaacattttttgtttttaatttatttattaatctcCCGGGTCGCTTATCATTACgagggtcgcgggagtgcttgTTGGCAAACTAAATATGTTTTGTAGTTTATTTTCCTGATGCTATCAGCATTGGGTGTTAGTTTGAGATCATAAGTGGACTTCATATTTGTCCAAATTGAACCTTTCCATCACTTTGGTGAAGAAAAATTGTGatcaatgaaatgttttccagCAAATTCCAGCCGaaccctttattttttttcaccatcatttgtctttgatttttttgcatctgtgttttcttttgaaaatccACCAAAGTGACGAAAATAACATGAAAGTACCGTTTAGGTTTTgtatttaacaaataaaatgacaagttCGTTCAAAAAGTAACAGGCTTATATGAGAAGTGTGGAGATGTGCAAACTATTTGTGTATGACCGTTTATGATGCAACGTGTATTTCCTGACTAGCTGCatgtacaaaaatgtcacagtgTGGTCTGACTGCATCGCATAATCAAACACATGTTGCTGTGTTCCCACTTGTGAGGACAAGTTAGCACCTAGCTGGGCTGCCTCCACAAGCCAAAAGCGTGAGAGCCTTCTGAGATTCCGCTTGGTTCAGTTATTTTAGTCTGAGATGTATGTGTTTAATACACactacaccaggggtgtcaaccTTATTTGTGTCGTGGGCTGCATCATCAGTCATCAATgatgtcaacccaaataaatgcatgaatgtctcatattatatacagtgtaggcgacacaacaaactgatgaatgactagttttgaaataagAGACTAGTAAGAATggtttaaattttaaaatagaTGAATGTAACAAAAATGGCTAGAAacatctctatttttaaaagtgaagacattttgcaaatttagtattgacacaaagGCGATAcagaatttgtctttgcgggccaaatataattacactgtGAGCCAAATTTGGCACGCGAGCCAGAGCTTGACACCGCTGCACTACTTGTTGAATGACTTTATGAGTGACTAC
This window contains:
- the LOC119129713 gene encoding uncharacterized protein LOC119129713, producing MHLWNNKMRTTLHLLLLLIPFGGYTGQPTFTTETKKVGQSVSLECPRNSSEIQALHIWIRLASGSFPEILGQMSSFDMAEPKTGTSKSGRRITVKQEPGKFVLQISQVQKIDTALYYCFKLPSWFQNMTFLNGIFLLVKDDPEAETAVTAVTHDLQFNKSRSRCSVLSRSGNKTCEDGHNFYWLRAGPEDSNPHFIYTHDECEKVAKGSMQECVHAFHNNVDAGTYSCAVATCGHIFMAKATKVNTQDPSKSDFLKTVIFVMAAALTLISILSVFLIYKVKTKTFCCCIACLQTREETCSGVQQRTEDTLVYSAPTIVARTSGKESQTRARQNEDFSTYTDVCLCETTALHLLILLIPYGGKSELKDNGDRCTSGPTFTTEMTAVGQNASLECLRDDTTARDVLFWIRLVSGTFPEFLGHNAPGGFTRQESSKSGRRITVKQEPGKFVLQISQVQKSDTALYYCFLWTPWIHDVIFLKGIFLQVKDFPEAKTSVFAVTHDLLSDESRLGPSVTSRCSVVSRSGSKTCADGHNVYWLRAGPEDSNPHFIYTHDECEKVAKGSMQECVHTFPNVSAGTYSCAVVTCGHIFMAKATKVITQDGSKCDIHRSVIFVLGSALALSGIISAFLICKIMTKGCSYCKACRQTQEETCSGAQQRTEDTLVYSAPTIVARKSGKARQTRTRKNEGFSTYTDVCLREA